One part of the Nymphaea colorata isolate Beijing-Zhang1983 chromosome 8, ASM883128v2, whole genome shotgun sequence genome encodes these proteins:
- the LOC116259299 gene encoding uncharacterized protein LOC116259299, protein MVGGRGVMNLVRYSHFIRNVQNPTVIVSFWGRLQSSFTTTINHDKDPSSSASFDDYPSSELVGYLVSSCGLPSEAAAGICRKLGSRASVQKARMIIDFLKESGVSDVHVRKAITISPILLSSELEKTVKPKVRAFLDWGFSARDVGQIISMNYRILRSSLEKKIMPVVSELRAFLPNDKRAFVSMKNFFFCSLLGHDVEKSIGTNLSALRRLGVADRSLSTLLIHWPMLLGRKPCALEKMVERVKELGIDKDSLMFPYALFTVSTMTKPVWDAKVDVLKGAGWTQENILLAFNKYPLFMTISASNLKKKLEYFDQELGFKPSRLAANPTRLLFSIEKRVTPRLAVRKILISKKDSWWMKFVVVILVHPTSWDELGEKDQSFGAISSGLHIGLLVSFWHQLRIWAHMQLLERCCGVNPCG, encoded by the exons ATGGTTGGTGGTCGGGGAGTGATGAATCTCGTTCGTTACAGCCATTTTATCAGAAATGTGCAGAATCCCACCGTTATTGTCTCATTCTGGGGGCGTTTGCAATCGTCATTTACTACCACCATCAACCATGACAAAGATCCCTCTTCCTCTGCATCATTTGACGACTACCCGTCATCGGAATTGGTGGGTTACCTGGTGAGCTCGTGTGGGTTACCTTCAGAAGCAGCCGCAGGCATATGCAGGAAGTTAGGAAGCAGGGCTAGCGTTCAAAAAGCGAGGATGATAATCGATTTCTTAAAGGAGAGCGGTGTCTCGGACGTCCATGTCAGGAAAGCAATCACTATTAGTCCCATATTGCTGTCATCCGAGCTAGAGAAGACGGTGAAGCCCAAGGTGAGGGCCTTCCTCGATTGGGGCTTCTCTGCCCGTGATGTTGGTCAGATCATATCGATGAATTATCGTATCCTGAGGTCAAGTCTCGAGAAGAAGATCATGCCCGTAGTTTCTGAGCTGAGAGCCTTCCTCCCCAATGACAAGAGGGCGTTtgtttctatgaagaatttctTCTTCTGCTCGCTTCTGGGTCATGATGTGGAGAAAAGTATAGGGACCAATCTGTCGGCTCTGCGAAGGCTAGGCGTCGCAGACCGCTCTTTGTCGACCCTTTTAATACATTGGCCGATGCTACTGGGTAGGAAGCCATGCGCGTTAGAGAAGATGGTGGAGAGGGTTAAGGAATTGGGGATAGATAAGGATTCCCTTATGTTCCCCTACGCGTTGtttaccgtctccacaatgacGAAGCCGGTGTGGGATGCCAAAGTCGACGTGCTGAAGGGAGCCGGATGGACTCAGGAGAACATTCTTCTAGCGTTTAACAAGTACCCGCTCTTCATGACCATCTCCGCGAGCAATCTGAAGAAAAAATTGGAGTACTTTGACCAGGAACTCGGTTTCAAACCTTCCCGACTCGCCGCGAACCCGACTCGCTTGTTGTTCAGCATAGAGAAGAGGGTGACGCCTCGGCTGGCTGTGAGGAAGATCTTGATTTCTAAGAAG GATTCTTGGTGGATGAAGTTTGTAGTTGTAATTTTGGTGCACCCAACCTCTTGGGATGAGTTAGGCGAGAAAGATCAGAGCTTTGGGGCAATCAGTAGTGGACTTCATATAGGCTTGCTTGTTTCATTCTGGCACCAATTGCGCATTTGGGCCCACATGCAGCTGTTGGAAAGGTGCTGTGGTGTGAATCCTTGTGGATAA